Proteins encoded within one genomic window of Hevea brasiliensis isolate MT/VB/25A 57/8 chromosome 8, ASM3005281v1, whole genome shotgun sequence:
- the LOC110637928 gene encoding 2-oxoglutarate-dependent dioxygenase 19 isoform X2 produces the protein MAETAPLVATQASPTTPSKRITSIIKLLVESPGLTNIPSTHTFTLNSHDQVVSDTEEPVPVIDYSLLISSSPDQRSKIIHDLRKACQDWGFFMVINHGVPERLMRSMIDACREFFDLPEEEKQEYEGKHVLDPIRCGTSFNTSVEKVFCWRDFLKLFVHPVFHSPSKPAGFSENLLEYSKRVREVARELLKGISESLGLGTNYIDKAMNLEQGLQNGVSGLQVQHKGKWVNMNGYPNSFLVNTGDHLEILSNGKYKSVEHRAVVNKKAARISLVMAHGPSLDSVVTPAPELLDREGNAPAYIEMKYGEYLELQQSSKLDGKSCLDQVRI, from the exons ATGGCTGAAACAGCTCCACTGGTTGCCACCCAAGCATCTCCTACAACACCATCCAAGAGAATAACTAGCATCATCAAACTACTAGTTGAGTCACCTGGTCTCACCAACATCCCATCCACTCACACTTTCACCCTCAATTCCCATGACCAAGTAGTTTCAGACACAGAAGAGCCTGTTCCTGTCATAGACTACTCTCTTCTTATTTCAAGTAGTCCTGATCAACGGTCCAAAATCATTCATGACCTTCGCAAAGCATGTCAGGATTGGGGCTTCTTCATg GTGATCAATCATGGAGTACCAGAGAGACTAATGAGATCAATGATTGATGCATGTAGAGAATTTTTTGATCTGCCGGAGGAGGAGAAGCAGGAGTATGAAGGTAAGCATGTATTAGACCCAATACGGTGTGGCACCAGCTTTAATACTTCAGTGGAGAAGGTCTTTTGTTGGAGGGATTTTCTCAAGCTCTTTGTACATCCCGTGTTTCACTCACCCAGCAAACCTGCTGGGTTCAG TGAGAATCTGTTAGAATACTCCAAAAGAGTAAGAGAAGTAGCAAGAGAATTACTAAAAGGGATATCAGAGAGCTTGGGATTGGGAACAAATTACATAGACAAAGCAATGAATTTGGAGCAAGGCCTGCAG AATGGAGTTAGTGGCCTTCAAGTGCAACACAAAGGGAAGTGGGTCAATATGAATGGCTACCCCAATTCCTTTCTGGTTAACACAGGAGATCATCTTGAG attttgagtaatggaaagtaCAAGAGCGTTGAACATCGAGCGGTTGTGAACAAGAAAGCTGCAAGAATATCCTTAGTCATGGCACATGGACCTTCACTAGATTCAGTCGTTACTCCTGCACCAGAGTTGCTAGACCGAGAAGGGAATGCACCAGCGTATATTGAAATGAAGTATGGGGAATACTTGGAGCTTCAGCAAAGCAGCAAGCTGGATGGGAAATCCTGCTTGGATCAAGTACGAATTTGA
- the LOC110637928 gene encoding 2-oxoglutarate-dependent dioxygenase 19 isoform X1, translating to MAETAPLVATQASPTTPSKRITSIIKLLVESPGLTNIPSTHTFTLNSHDQVVSDTEEPVPVIDYSLLISSSPDQRSKIIHDLRKACQDWGFFMVINHGVPERLMRSMIDACREFFDLPEEEKQEYEGKHVLDPIRCGTSFNTSVEKVFCWRDFLKLFVHPVFHSPSKPAGFSENLLEYSKRVREVARELLKGISESLGLGTNYIDKAMNLEQGLQVSIANYYPPCTQPELAMGLASHSDHGLLTILIQNGVSGLQVQHKGKWVNMNGYPNSFLVNTGDHLEILSNGKYKSVEHRAVVNKKAARISLVMAHGPSLDSVVTPAPELLDREGNAPAYIEMKYGEYLELQQSSKLDGKSCLDQVRI from the exons ATGGCTGAAACAGCTCCACTGGTTGCCACCCAAGCATCTCCTACAACACCATCCAAGAGAATAACTAGCATCATCAAACTACTAGTTGAGTCACCTGGTCTCACCAACATCCCATCCACTCACACTTTCACCCTCAATTCCCATGACCAAGTAGTTTCAGACACAGAAGAGCCTGTTCCTGTCATAGACTACTCTCTTCTTATTTCAAGTAGTCCTGATCAACGGTCCAAAATCATTCATGACCTTCGCAAAGCATGTCAGGATTGGGGCTTCTTCATg GTGATCAATCATGGAGTACCAGAGAGACTAATGAGATCAATGATTGATGCATGTAGAGAATTTTTTGATCTGCCGGAGGAGGAGAAGCAGGAGTATGAAGGTAAGCATGTATTAGACCCAATACGGTGTGGCACCAGCTTTAATACTTCAGTGGAGAAGGTCTTTTGTTGGAGGGATTTTCTCAAGCTCTTTGTACATCCCGTGTTTCACTCACCCAGCAAACCTGCTGGGTTCAG TGAGAATCTGTTAGAATACTCCAAAAGAGTAAGAGAAGTAGCAAGAGAATTACTAAAAGGGATATCAGAGAGCTTGGGATTGGGAACAAATTACATAGACAAAGCAATGAATTTGGAGCAAGGCCTGCAGGTCAGTATAGCAAACTACTACCCACCTTGCACACAACCAGAACTTGCAATGGGCCTGGCCTCTCACTCGGATCATGGCCTCTTGACCATTCTAATACAGAATGGAGTTAGTGGCCTTCAAGTGCAACACAAAGGGAAGTGGGTCAATATGAATGGCTACCCCAATTCCTTTCTGGTTAACACAGGAGATCATCTTGAG attttgagtaatggaaagtaCAAGAGCGTTGAACATCGAGCGGTTGTGAACAAGAAAGCTGCAAGAATATCCTTAGTCATGGCACATGGACCTTCACTAGATTCAGTCGTTACTCCTGCACCAGAGTTGCTAGACCGAGAAGGGAATGCACCAGCGTATATTGAAATGAAGTATGGGGAATACTTGGAGCTTCAGCAAAGCAGCAAGCTGGATGGGAAATCCTGCTTGGATCAAGTACGAATTTGA
- the LOC110637927 gene encoding DNA-directed RNA polymerase V subunit 7 yields the protein MFLKVQLPWNVIIPAENLDAKGLMLQRSIVVRLLEDFASKKATKDLGYYLAVTTLENIGEGKVRQHTGDVLFPVVFSGITFKIFRGEILEGVVHKVLKHGVFMRCGPIEHIYLSYMKMPDYRYVPGENPVFLNDKMSKIEKDAVVRFIVIGTKWLEAEREFQALVSLEGDYLGPVS from the coding sequence ATGTTTCTCAAAGTACAGTTGCCTTGGAATGTTATAATCCCTGCTGAGAACTTGGATGCTAAAGGACTGATGCTCCAAAGGTCAATTGTTGTCCGCTTGTTAGAAGATTTTGCTAGTAAAAAAGCTACCAAAGATTTGGGTTATTACCTTGCTGTCACCACTTTGGAGAACATAGGGGAGGGAAAAGTGAGGCAGCACACTGGGGATGTGCTATTTCCAGTTGTATTCAGTGGCATCACTTTCAAGATTTTCAGGGGTGAGATTCTGGAAGGGGTTGTTCACAAAGTGCTCAAGCATGGTGTTTTCATGAGATGTGGGCCAATTGAGCATATATATCTCTCTTATATGAAAATGCCAGATTACCGTTATGTGCCTGGAGAGAATCCAGTCTTTCTGAACGACAAGATGTCAAAGATTGAAAAGGATGCAGTGGTGAGATTCATCGTTATTGGAACAAAGTGGCTAGAGGCGGAAAGGGAGTTTCAGGCATTGGTCAGCTTGGAGGGTGATTATCTTGGACCAGTGTCCTAG
- the LOC110637935 gene encoding LOW QUALITY PROTEIN: uncharacterized protein LOC110637935 (The sequence of the model RefSeq protein was modified relative to this genomic sequence to represent the inferred CDS: inserted 1 base in 1 codon), translating to MRTEEVNWCQIQEWYPKFKSVSIRTIIHELPESFVEYLLDDVGPFILPISVSNEDALPNRIHNPIDEEDYQVSEGSGDEAEQPVSPPSFPELELKIKESIEILGGAVFPKLNWSXPKDSAWISTSGTLCCTSFSEIALLLRSSDSLVHDLCHAYDSCSNKTMSRPPNFFLALRKWYSSLLPEMEFRCFVWGHHLVGISQREVTTFYPVLLEKKSDLQLLIENLFMDNVRLNFESENYTFDIYVTRDERVKIVDFNPWGAFTLPLLFTWEELGQNAREGNSVDFRIVESQCGIRPGLKTAVPQDYLDTSPGSGWDQFLKKVDAEFKQQGTSPTGRNSFIKS from the exons ATGAGGACAGAAGAAGTGAACTGGTGCCAGATTCAGGAATGGTACCCAAAATTCAAGTCtgtatctatcagaactataatTCATGAGCTTCCAGAATCTTTTGTTGAGTACCTTCTTGATGATGTAGGGCCCTTTATACTACCCATTTCTGTCTCTAATGAAGATGCTTTACCCAATAGAATTCATAATCCTATAGATGAAGAGGATTATCAAGTGTCAGAAGGGTCAGGAGATGAAGCAGAGCAACCTGTATCACCCCCATCTTTCCCAGAACTTGAATTGAAGATTAAGGAATCAATTGAAATCCTTGGAGGTGCAGTTTTTCCTAAGCTGAACTGga tcccaaaagactcagcttGGATTAGCACATCTGGAACCCTCTGTTGCACTTCATTCAGTGAGATTGCATTATTGCTTCGGTCATCTGATTCGTTGGTCCATGATTTGTGCCATGCCTATGATTCATGCAGCAACAAAACCATGTCAAGACCCCCAAATTTCTTCCTTGCACTCCGCAAGTGGTATTCATCTTTGTTGCCTGAGATGGAATTCCGTTGCTTTGTTTGGGGTCATCACCTCGTTGGCATCTCACAGCGTGAAGTCACTACATTTTATCCTGTTCTCCTTGAGAAGAAAAGTGATCTTCAACTGCtgattgagaatttatttatggatAATGTGAGGCTGAATTTTGAGTCAGAGAATTACACATTTGATATTTATGTCACCAGGGATGAGCGTGTTAAAATTGTGGATTTTAATCCTTGGGGTGCATTTACACTTCCATTGCTTTTTACTTGGGAGGAATTAGGGCAGAATGCGAGAGAAGGGAACAGTGTGGACTTCAGAATTGTGGAGAGCCAATGTGGAATTCGGCCAGGGCTGAAAACAGCAGTTCCACAGGATTATTTGGATACTAGTCCAGGGAGTGGTTGGGATCAGTTCTTGAAGAAAGTTGATGCAGAGTTCAAGCAACAGGGAACTTCTCCTACAG GCAGGAATT
- the LOC110637934 gene encoding RING-H2 finger protein ATL54, giving the protein MALQFRKLFLYSYNQTLFCSKFCDLSEDAEYYCPTAYLEYCKSNCTCELVLTPSIHHTRSTKLLITGLVLASAFFLVFCYAMFFKFYSGSRRRGSEEQINETHDEFLVEDHGPVVDHPIWYINTVGLQPSVINSITVCKYKRGDGLVEGTDCSVCLNEFEEDETLRLLPKCSHAFHIPCIDTWLRSHTNCPMCRAPIIATPPRATLSEGIGEVTSTGEEIRIAVPENDGGSEREIESGDGELSIGTADEEEFHDENRRKRVEDLNGEEEGIIQPMRRSVSLDSLSAFKISQALVNAPAIDSDRISDRELVKETESNMGIFPKRVGINQSLLKFMASSSIGRSLQIGPSSLKRSLSCGGKLFLTRYSRNRNSVLPL; this is encoded by the coding sequence ATGGCTTTGCAATTCAGAAAGCTGTTTCTTTATTCTTACAATCAAACTTTATTCTGTTCTAAATTTTGTGATTTATCAGAGGATGCAGAATATTATTGCCCAACCGCATATTTGGAGTATTGCAAGTCCAATTGCACATGTGAACTCGTTCTCACTCCTTCAATTCACCATACAAGGTCCACCAAGTTATTGATTACAGGTCTTGTACTAGCCTCAGCTTTTTTTCTTGTTTTCTGCTATGCTATGTTTTTCAAATTCTATTCTGGGTCAAGAAGGAGAGGATCAGAAGAACAAATAAATGAAACCCATGACGAGTTTCTTGTTGAGGATCATGGTCCTGTGGTTGACCATCCTATCTGGTATATAAACACTGTTGGGTTGCAGCCATCGGTGATTAATTCTATTACAGTTTGTAAGTATAAGAGAGGTGATGGGCTTGTTGAAGGAACTGATTGCTCTGTTTGCTTAAATGAGTTTGAAGAAGATGAGACTCTTAGGCTTTTACCCAAGTGTAGCCATGCTTTTCATATCCCTTGTATTGATACATGGCTTAGATCGCATACTAATTGCCCTATGTGTCGTGCCCCTATCATTGCAACTCCTCCTAGAGCAACATTATCGGAGGGTATTGGTGAAGTTACAAGTACTGGAGAAGAAATTCGGATTGCAGTTCCGGAGAATGATGGAGGATCTGAGAGAGAAATTGAAAGTGGAGATGGTGAATTGAGTATTGGAACAGCGGATGAAGAGGAATTCCACGATGAGAATAGAAGAAAGAGAGTTGAGGACTTGAATGGTGAGGAGGAAGGGATAATACAGCCAATGAGAAGATCTGTTTCTTTAGATTCTTTATCAGCTTTCAAGATCAGTCAGGCTCTTGTTAATGCTCCTGCAATAGATTCTGATCGAATTTCAGATagagaattggtaaaagagactgaatCCAATATGGGAATTTTTCCTAAGAGAGTTGGTATCAATCAAAGCTTGCTAAAATTCATGGCTAGTTCTTCTATTGGGAGGTCTTTGCAAATTGGGCCAAGTTCATTAAAAAGATCACTTTCTTGTGGGGGGAAATTGTTCTTGACAAGGTATAGCAGGAACAGAAACTCTGTTCTTCCTCTGTGA
- the LOC110637933 gene encoding LOW QUALITY PROTEIN: protein NRT1/ PTR FAMILY 5.6 (The sequence of the model RefSeq protein was modified relative to this genomic sequence to represent the inferred CDS: inserted 1 base in 1 codon; substituted 1 base at 1 genomic stop codon), whose product MKSSFSTFWSSILDLLHACKRRAKEWAQYNISFCKPVFFIAGLIVSHAFVDTAVISIFISYIIDEWKHKSLPVAAAIVNVQEGISTIFRLIVVHIADAYVGRFKIVACTTSLYILGLVLLIFVHQSGSFGLFASLLIKVGIAGRGPTLKAFLSDHVXQTYRSNINNVVNEEKVEDCTNLWWRVAWSLGAAISVIILSLYNLNYKIVFIVSAGVMGVAYVLFWSGIFFYHPCRPTGSPLSIVYRVVTVAVLKRHLSYPTDSNEVLLFPHNPLFRFLDKAAIPETSNPDKERQQGRLCTKEEVNRVKKLLALLPMWTSLLVYALAKATGSTFFIEQSDGFDPIEFFGLTLPINAFSTLASLVSFIVSYLFSALIPKRWKENKEKHELVTLWRIGLGMVCSILCCVTASKVDEVRRWNYIHKKIKMSMLXLFPQFTSLGVMEGLARDGLTEFFYSQVDESMKHYESSLNDCMLGIGNFLSVMCVFASKNWFGDAVNESRLDKYYLMLVALSWGNLCFYVLVGLAYARKEAPPQDEEMDEVDIELGGAEYVTRSTSTTPTTTNIMMDNKNLRSRSLEVKGYSGDVNNKKLLLRFRTFK is encoded by the exons ATGAAGAGCTCCTTCAGCACATTTTGGTCTTCGATTCTCGACTTGCTCCACGCTTGCAAGCGTCGAGCAAAGGAGTGGGCTCAGTATAATATCTCTTTTTGCAAGCCTGTTTTCTTCATAGCAG GTTTGATTGTGAGCCATGCCTTTGTGGACACTGCCGTGATATCAATTTTTATCTCATATATCATCGATGAGTGGAAGCATAAATCTCTTCCTGTAGCTGCAGCAATTGTGAACGTACAAGAAGGCATTTCTACCATTTTCAGACTTATCGTAGTTCACATAGCAGATGCCTACGTAGGTCGCTTCAAAATCGTGGCATGCACCACTTCTTTATACATACTT GGATTGGTGCTGTTGATTTTTGTTCATCAGTCTGGATCATTTGGATTATTTGCCTCATTGCTAATAAAAGTGGGCATAGCAGGTCGAGGCCCTACTCTCAAAGCATTTCTTTCTGATCACG ATCAAACCTACAGAAGCAACATAAACAATGTTGTTAACGAGGAGAAAGTTGAGGACTGCACAAATTTGTGGTGGCGTGTTGCTTGGTCTCTGGGTGCTGCGATAAGCGTGATCATTTTATCACTTTACAATCTTAACTATAAAATAGTTTTCATAGTTTCAGCAGGAGTGATGGGAGTTGCTTATGTATTGTTTTGGTCTGGCATCTTCTTTTACCACCCCTGTAGACCAACTGGGAGCCCTCTTTCCATTGTCTATAGAGTTGTTACAGTGGCTGTGTTGAAAAGACATCTAAGTTACCCTACTGATAGCAATGAAGTCCTTCTGTTCCCTCACAATCCACTCTTCAG GTTCTTAGACAAAGCTGCAATTCCTGAAACTTCCAATCCCGACAAAGAAAGGCAGCAAGGGAGACTTTGCACAAAAGAAGAAGTGAATCGAGTGAAGAAACTTCTAGCATTGCTACCCATGTGGACAAGCTTACTTGTCTATGCCCTTGCAAAGGCAACAGGCTCCACTTTCTTTATTGAGCAAAGTGACGGCTTCGACCCTATTGAATTCTTTGGCTTGACGTTGCCCATAAATGCTTTCTCAACACTTGCATCACTGGTAAGTTTCATAGTTTCATACTTGTTCAGTGCCTTGATTCCCAAGCGGTGGAAGGAAAATAAAGAAAAGCATGAACTTGTTACTCTCTGGAGAATTGGTCTGGGGATGGTGTGTTCTATATTATGTTGTGTTACCGCTTCCAAGGTTGACGAGGTTCGCAGATGGAACTATATTCATAAGAAGATTAAAATGAGCATGTTATGACTATTTCCACAGTTTACTTCGTTAGGAGTCATGGAAGGGCTGGCTCGTGATGGGCTAACTGAATTTTTTTACAGTCAAGTAGATGAATCTATGAAGCATTATGAATCATCATTGAACGATTGTATGCTGGGTATTGGAAATTTCTTGAGTGTCATGTGCGTGTTTGCGTCCAAAAACTGGTTTGGTGATGCTGTAAAcgaaagtcgcttggataaataTTACCTTATGCTAGTGGCGCTAAGCTGGGGTAACCTATGCTTTTATGTGCTGGTTGGGTTAGCATATGCAAGGAAAGAAGCCCCTCCGCAGGATGAGGAGATGGATGAGGTGGATATTGAACTGGGTGGTGCAGAGTATGTGACCCGTTCCACCTCCACAACCCCTACAACCACCAATATTATGATGGATAATAAGAATCTGCGATCGCGCTCCCTTGAAGTTAAAGGATATAGTGGTGATGTCAACAACAAGAAGCTTCTCTTACGCTTTCGCACATTTAAATGA
- the LOC110637937 gene encoding protein NRT1/ PTR FAMILY 5.6-like, whose product MSPMIWGLVLLIFAPQTGLLAVFLITVGIAGAGRTLKAFLADHVIEPTEENTSIVVDDGQVTVHTNSWWVVAFFMGAAISLTSSSLFHYQYKTAFIVSATLMGVTSVLFWSGFSFYHLCTPTGSPLSIVYRVVKVAMLNRRRDYPPNASGYFKKDSNEVLLLPHNPIFKSSGMCLDKAAIPKTSIPDQEEQQGILCSVEEVNRVKRLLALLPMWTTLLVYALVEATGSTFFIEQSDSLEAIKFLGLTLSINAFPAFKSVVSSLVSCLFRVSIPKKWKENKEKHQLVTLLRIGLGMVCSILCCVTASKVGVRRLNSIHNSNSMSMSWLFPQFTLLGVMEGTVHSGLVEFFNSQVDESMKHCESSLNDCILGIGKFLSVICAFASISWFGDTVNESRLDKYYLVPVVLSCGNLYFYVLVGLAYARKEAPPQDEMDEVDIELVGAEYVTRSTSTNPAITNIMMDDKNLRSRSLEVEGYSSDINNKKLLLRSRTFK is encoded by the exons ATGTCTCCAATGATTTGGGGATTGGTGCTgttgatttttgctcctcagactGGATTATTAGCGGTATTCCTAATAACAGTGGGCATAGCAGGTGCAGGCCGTACTCTAAAAGCATTTCTTGCTGATCACGTAATCGAGCCTACAGAAGAAAACACAAGCATTGTTGTTGATGATGGCCAAGTTACGGTCCACACAAATTCGTGGTGGGTTGTTGCTTTTTTTATGGGTGCCGCGATTTCTTTGACAAGTTCATCACTTTTCCATTACCAATATAAAACAGCTTTCATAGTTTCAGCAACATTGATGGGAGTTACTTCTGTATTGTTTTGGTCTGGCTTCTCCTTTTACCACCTCTGTACACCAACTGGGAGCCCTCTTTCCATTGTCTATAGAGTTGTTAAGGTGGCCATGTTGAATAGGCGTCGAGATTACCCTCCTAATGCCAGTGGCTACTTCAAGAAAGATAGCAATGAAGTACTTCTGTTGCCTCACAATCCAATCTTCAAGTCTTCAGGTAT GTGCTTAGACAAAGCTGCAATTCCTAAAACTTCCATTCCCGACCAAGAAGAGCAGCAAGGGATACTTTGCTCAGTAGAAGAAGTGAATCGAGTGAAGAGACTTTTAGCATTGCTACCCATGTGGACAACCTTACTTGTCTATGCTCTTGTAGAGGCAACAGGCTCCACTTTCTTTATTGAGCAAAGTGACAGCTTGGAGGCTATTAAATTCCTTGGCTTGACATTGTCCATAAATGCTTTCCCCGCATTTAAATCAGTGGTAAGTTCCCTAGTTTCATGCTTGTTCAGGGTCTCGATTCCCAAGAAGTGGAAGGAAAATAAAGAGAAGCATCAACTTGTTACTTTGTTGAGAATTGGTCTGGGGATGGTGTGTTCTATATTATGTTGTGTTACTGCTTCCAAGGTTGGGGTTCGCAGATTGAACTCTATTCATAATAGTAATTCAATGAGCATGTCATGGCTATTTCCACAGTTTACGTTGTTAGGAGTCATGGAAGGGACGGTTCATTCTGGGCTAGTTGAATTTTTTAATAGTCAAGTAGATGAATCTATGAAGCATTGTGAATCATCATTGAACGATTGTATTCTGGGTATTGGAAAGTTCTTGAGTGTGATATGTGCGTTTGCGTCCATAAGCTGGTTTGGTGATACTGTAAAcgaaagtcgcttggataaataTTACCTTGTGCCAGTGGTGCTAAGCTGTGGTAACCTATACTTTTATGTGCTGGTTGGGTTAGCCTATGCAAGGAAAGAAGCCCCTCCGCAGGATGAGATGGATGAGGTGGATATTGAACTGGTTGGTGCAGAGTATGTGACTCGTTCCACCTCCACAAACCCTGCAATCACCAATATTATGATGGATGATAAGAATCTGCGATCGCGCTCCCTTGAAGTTGAAGGATATAGTAGTGATATCAACAACAAGAAACTTCTCTTACGCTCTCGCACATTTAAATGA